Part of the Paenibacillus sp. JNUCC32 genome is shown below.
GCGGGCGCTGACCACGACGCTTCGCCACTTGGAAGAACAGGGCGTGCTGGAGCGCGAAGTATTCCCTACCGTTCCGGTTACGGTGGAATACACCCTAACGCCGAAGGGCATGGACCTGCATGTCATCTGCAAGGAAATGAAGCTGTGGGCGGCAAGGTGGACTTAAATTCAAGATAGCTGACAGCGTCCGGCAAACGATCCGAACCCGACGGTTAGCTCAAAAAAAGCAGCGGCGGATTCCGTTTAACGGGAACCGCCGCTGCTTTGTTAAAAGCTTGCTATTTTTAGATTGTCGACTTCATTTAATCGTTATTGTTTTGATTGCCGCGGGATTCTCCGCCTTTGCGGCCGATTCCCTCGTAGAACTCCTTATCGTGGGAATCCGATGTGGCCTCTCCGCCCTTACGGCCGATTTCTTGGTAAAACTCCTTGTCGTGATTCTTGGCCGTTGCTTCGCCGCCTTTGCGTCCGGCTTCTTCTCTGCTCATTTTGTTGCCGTTGTTGTTAGCCATTGTTCATCACTCCTAAGTTGTTTTTTGTTGCTGCTACGTCATCTATTTAACCCTTCGGAAAAAAATTAAACATTACTTGGTTCATTGGGCTTATATCTTCAGAAATGACAAAAGCCGCGGCTCGCGCGGCTTCATCATAGGATTTACGTCAGATTCGCATACGCCTCTGCAGCCGCATGCAGATAATAAGCCAGCCCCGTCTGCTGCTCTTCCAGCATCCGCAGATGGAATTCATCGTGCAGGAAAAACTTCGTTTGCCCGGCAAAATCGGCGGCGGTAAAAGCGTGGCCATGCTCGTTCATAAATCGCAAATGTTCGTGGATCGAATCCCGAACACGCTCATCATCGTGCCTGATTCCCGTTATCAGCGCATTAGCCATGCCGGCCATAAAGCCTGCCGCTTCCTTCGCTTGCTCGTTCATATTGGGAACATCCATCGGTGCTCCGTCAAGCAGATCCACCTCGTACCGCTCCTTCAAATGTTGATTCTGCTCAGCCAAGGCATCCTTCCACTCTTCTTCGCTATCAAAACCTTTGAACAATTCTTCCGGCTTCATGCTTTTTCCCTCCCCAACGTATTCTATGGACTGCCTCAACGTCTGCAGAACGCGCTCCAGCCGATTCCACCGGGCCAGGAGCAGTTTCTCCTGCTCCGTGAGAATGGAGAGCCGATCCGGCGTTTCCTCCATCAGCTCTTTAATTTGTTCCAACGGAAAATCCATCTCCCTGTAGAACCGGATTTGCTGCAAGCGCTCCAGTTCCGCCGCGCCGTACAAGCGATACCCCGCATCGCTGATCTCGGCAGGCTGCAGCAGTCCGATTTTGTGATAATGATGCAGCGTCTTGATGGTTACCCCGGACAGTTCCGAAACCTCTTTTACCGTGTACAGCATGCTGTTCCCTCCTTCGATCTACAGTCTAAGGCCTCCCCTTGGAGGAGAGTCAACATGATCATGGATCCCGGATCTTTCGAATCTCCGGAATCGCTTTTCTCAAGAAAATATGATTTTTGCTCATTAATTTGCTAGAATGGTCCATTATGCACTCAGTTCAACAGAAAGGATGTTATAGGAAACGATGAAAAGGAAATGGTTCACATACGCCATGCTCTTATTATCCGTTGGAATCTTGGGGATTATCTCGTACTATACCTACGCTATCATACAATTCTCAAACCAAATCTCGACCGCTTCGAA
Proteins encoded:
- a CDS encoding MerR family transcriptional regulator codes for the protein MLYTVKEVSELSGVTIKTLHHYHKIGLLQPAEISDAGYRLYGAAELERLQQIRFYREMDFPLEQIKELMEETPDRLSILTEQEKLLLARWNRLERVLQTLRQSIEYVGEGKSMKPEELFKGFDSEEEWKDALAEQNQHLKERYEVDLLDGAPMDVPNMNEQAKEAAGFMAGMANALITGIRHDDERVRDSIHEHLRFMNEHGHAFTAADFAGQTKFFLHDEFHLRMLEEQQTGLAYYLHAAAEAYANLT